The Arachis hypogaea cultivar Tifrunner chromosome 14, arahy.Tifrunner.gnm2.J5K5, whole genome shotgun sequence genome has a segment encoding these proteins:
- the LOC112741608 gene encoding transcription factor MYB78, whose amino-acid sequence MDMKRRLNNNNNDNNDDDMDLRRGPWTVDEDLTLINYIANHGEGRWNSLARSAGLKRTGKSCRLRWLNYLRPDVRRGNITLEEQLLILELHASWGNRWSKIAQYLPGRTDNEIKNYWRTRVQKHAKQLKCDVNSKQFKDTMRFLWMPRLVERIQAAAATVTTAATAATATSSNSPTLSATKSVAINNNNTTTAYNFDNLNNLEVHSGNIMNMSNNNFGYATPENSSTGTSSDSFVTQDYCNNNNNVHVGNNNNNNNNSDPSSDYYHQQGNNNNQVSFMDCITSPSSMSLFPHQEMDFQAMELPNTPWINNPSTFSNFWNDENMLLLQNLGCGDNM is encoded by the exons ATGGATATGAAACGAAGgctaaacaacaacaacaatgacaataaCGACGATGACATGGACCTCCGAAGAGGTCCATGGACCGTCGACGAAGACCTTACCCTCATCAATTACATTGCCAATCATGGCGAAGGTCGCTGGAATTCTCTTGCCCGCTCTGCCG GACTGAAACGAACCGGGAAGAGCTGCAGATTGAGATGGTTGAATTATTTGCGCCCAGATGTTAGACGTGGTAACATCACTCTTGAAGAACAGCTTCTTATTCTTGAGCTCCATGCTAGTTGGGGAAACag ATGGTCGAAAATTGCTCAATACCTACCTGGAAGAACTGACAACGAGATCAAGAACTATTGGAGAACTCGTGTTCAAAAACATGCGAAACAACTCAAATGTGATGTAAATAGCAAGCAATTCAAAGACACCATGCGCTTCCTTTGGATGCCAAGACTAGTGGAACGCATACAGGCGGCCGCAGCAACGGTTACAACTGCTGCGACTGCTGCGACCGCCACGTCGTCCAATTCTCCGACTTTATCAGCTACTAAATCAGTCGctattaacaataataatactaCTACAG catACAACTTCGACAACCTTAACAACTTGGAGGTTCATAGTGGAAACATTATGAATATGAGCAACAACAACTTTGGTTATGCTACTCCAGAGAATAGTAGCACAGGAACATCATCGGATTCGTTTGTCACACAAGATTAttgcaacaataataataatgttcatgttggtaacaacaacaacaacaacaacaacagtgaCCCTAGTTCGGATTATTACCATCAACAAGGAAATAACAACAACCAAGTTAGCTTCATGGATTGCATCACTAGTCCATCCTCCATGTCATTGTTCCCTCATCAAGAGATGGATTTCCAAGCCATGGAATTACCAAACACCCCTTGGATTAATAATCCCTCTACATTCAGCAATTTCTGGAATGATGAAAACATGTTGCTTCTACAAAATCTAGGATGTGGTGACAACATGTGA